A portion of the Mustela erminea isolate mMusErm1 chromosome 19, mMusErm1.Pri, whole genome shotgun sequence genome contains these proteins:
- the LOC116580325 gene encoding cytochrome c oxidase subunit 6B2: MLDVDSQKPPKGKWSTPPFDPRFPNQNQTRNCYQNFLDYHRCVKRMNRRGKSTQPCEYYFRVFHSLCPMSWVRRWTEQIQDGTFAGKI; the protein is encoded by the exons ATGTTGGATGTCGATTCCCAGAAGCCCCCCAAGGGGAAATGGTCGACACCGCCCTTCGACCCGCGCTTCCCCAACCAGAACCAGACCCGAAACTGCTACCAGAACTTCCTGG ACTACCACCGCTGTGTCAAGAGAATGAACCGCCGCGGGAAGAGCACGCAACCCTGCGAGTATTACTTCCGCGTGTTCCACTCGCTGTGCCCCATGAGCTGG GTGCGGCGCTGGACCGAGCAGATCCAGGACGGGACCTTCGCCGGCAAAATCTGA